The DNA segment CCAGCAGGGCAATGGCCAGGGCGTCGCCCAGTACCAGGGCGGCGGTGGTGGACGAGGTGGGGGCGAGGTTGAGGGGGCAGGCTTCCTGGGCCACGCGGGCGTCCAGATTGGCGGCTGCGGCCTTGGCCAGGGGCGAGTCCGGGTTGCCGGTGAGGCTGACCAGGGTGATCCCGAGGCGCTTGATCAAGGGCAGCAGGGTGACGATCTCGGCGGTCGAGCCGGAGTTGGACAGTGCCAGCACCACGTCTTCGCGAGTGATCATGCCCATGTCGCCATGACTGGCTTCGGCCGGATGGACGAAGAAGGACGGGGTGCCGGTGCTGGCCAGGGTCGCGGCAATCTTCTTGCCGACGTGGCCTGATTTGCCCATTCCCACCACGACAACGCGCCCCTTGCAGGCCAGGATGAGCTCGCAGGCGCGGACGAAATCGGCGTCGATACGCAGCAGAAGGTCGTCGATCGCCTCGCGTTCGAGCTGGATAGTGCGTTGTGCGGACTTGATCAGATCGCTGGATTGGCTCATGGAGGGCGTGCAGTTGCCGAAGGAAAAGGTCGGGATTATAGCGATAAAGGCGATTTAGCTCACGCGTCATTGCCGTGGAAGCTGTCGCAAAGC comes from the Pseudomonas sp. TCU-HL1 genome and includes:
- a CDS encoding KpsF/GutQ family sugar-phosphate isomerase — its product is MSQSSDLIKSAQRTIQLEREAIDDLLLRIDADFVRACELILACKGRVVVVGMGKSGHVGKKIAATLASTGTPSFFVHPAEASHGDMGMITREDVVLALSNSGSTAEIVTLLPLIKRLGITLVSLTGNPDSPLAKAAAANLDARVAQEACPLNLAPTSSTTAALVLGDALAIALLEARGFTAEDFAFSHPGGALGRRLLLKVENIMHGGNSLPSVTRGTPLREALLEMTRKGLGMTAVIESDGRLAGIFTDGDLRRTLDKAVDFRLASIDDVMTVHGKTVRPDMLAAEALKIMDDHKINVLVVVDEDDRPIGALHIHDMTRAGVI